A segment of the Leptolyngbya sp. NIES-3755 genome:
TACGGGCAAACTTTCTGCTAAGAATTCAGTCAACACCGCAGAAGGCTGAACCGGATCAATAGGCGGAAAAAAGTTCAATTGTTCTTGAGTCGTCAAATTAAAGGCTTCTTTGACTTTGCTCAGCGTGTTGAATTGGCTATATGGCATAGGTTTAACCTGCGATCGCATTCCAAATCGTGCTAATCAAAAAGACAGTCAATGCTCCAACTGCAATTACCACGGCAAGAAACACCAAAATTAATAACGCTACAAATAAATAATCAGCTTTCGCTTGTTTTCCCGGTTTAGCTAAGTGCGCTTCGATCAGTGCCAGATTCTTACTGTTTGCCTTCCAAGCCAAATCAACAAAATCGCCTGCCATTGGAATGATTCCAAGCAGTGTATCAAGAATCAAATTCCATAACATTCGGAGCAACGACGATCGCGGTAATCCTAATCGGGCTGCCTCAATCAGAATGTACGAAGAGACAAATGACATCGCGATATCGCCGCCACCGGGTAAAAGTCCAATGATCGGATCGATCCCAATCCGAAACTTTGTTCCTGGAACTGGAAGCGCGTTATCGAGTAAATGAGTGAGCGATCGTAATCTTGCGATCGTGCTTTCCCGACGAGTTTGCATAACGATACATTCTGGTTTTCCAAATCTTAAACCGGATCGCCTAAGATCAAGATTCGATCTGGGAATTAGAGCCGTGGAATTAGTTGTGATTGGTGGCGGAGCAGCAGGATTTTTTGGGGCGATTTGTGCGGCGAAATCGGGAGTTGATGTCACGTTGCTCGAAGCAGGTCAGCAATGTTTATCAAAGGTGCTGATTTCGGGTGGCGGTCGCTGCAATGTCACTCATGCGTGTTTTGAGCCGTCTTTGCTGGTTCAGAACTATCCTAGAGGCGGAAAAGCTTTAAGAGGTGCGTTTTCTCAGTTTCAGGCGAAACATACGATCGAATGGTTTACCGATCTCAATGTCAAACTGAAAACTGAAGCGGATGGACGAATTTTTCCGATCACCGATGATTCGAGAACGATCGCGGATTGTTTATTCGATCAAGCGGCTGATCTAGGCGTGAAAATCTACACTCAAGCTCCAGTGAAATCGGTGGAAAAATCGGGAGAGAAATTCTCGATCGAGCTTCGTTCCGGTCGAGTTCTCTTAGCCGATCGCGTTCTCATCGCCACCGGGAGCAATCCAAACGGCTATCAATTCGCGAAATCATTGGGACACTCGATCATTAATCCAGTTCCATCGCTGTTTACCTTCAATGTGAAAGACGATCGCTTATCTGATCTCGCTGGGGTTTCTGTTGATCCGGTTCGCCTCAAGTTGCAAGTTGGCAATTCAAAATTTGAACAAACCGGAGCATTGTTGATTACTCATTGGGGCTTGAGTGCGCCTGCGGTTCTAAAACTATCCGCTTGGGCTGCCAGAGAATTGCACGATCATAGATATCAAGCTCAACTAACAATCAATTGGTTGCCAAAACAGAATCCAGAACAATTACGGCAAGAACTCATGGCAGTGAGAAATCAGATTCCACAGAAATCAATCGCTGCGAATTGTCCCGTCATGTTGCCGCGTCGATTGTGGGAGCGATTGACTGAAACATTGGGAATCGATCGCGATGCCTCTGGCACACGCAAGCGTGACCGTAGATGGGCAGAGCTTTCAAACAAAACATTGAATCAATTCATTCAAGAACTAACTCAAGGAAGCTATCAAATTACGGGCAAAGGCGCGTTCAAAGAAGAATTTGTGACTTGCGGTGGAGTGAATCTGAAAGAGATCAACTTTAAAACAATGGAAAGCCGATGCTGTCCAGGTCTTTATTTTGCGGGTGAAATATTAGATATTGATGGTATTACAGGCGGATTTAACTTTCAAAGTGCCTGGACGACAGGTTGGATTGCTGGAAATGCGATCTCGAACTTGTCGAAGTTAAGGGTCTAGACGGTGCATCGACTCAAGGCAGTATTCGCTTCAACTTTGGGGATGTCATGTTTAAACTAATTTCTGCTATGGTTGCAGGCGCGATCGTGTTTGCACCCTTATTGCCCGCTCATGCTGATAGCTATCGAGTTCGATCGAGTGGATTTGGAGTCACGATCGGAACTCCTGGAATCGGAATCTCGATCGGCAGTCCTTATGGTCGTGGATATCGTCCGTTTCGCAACGAGGTGATTCTGCGTCGAAGTGGATTCGATCCTTATGTTTATCCCGATCGCTACTATCCAGGTAGCATTTATTCTCCTGGCTTCGGAACTCCAGTCATTGTTGCACCCAGAGCACGAACGGTGATTATCAATCGGGACAATGATTACTACCGAAGTGCATACTGTGGCAGCGTGATTTACGGTAGCCCGATCGCGTCTCCGATTCCGGTTGATCCCTTTACTGGTTTAGCTTGTCGTTGATTTCCTGTTGTAAGCGCGATCGCAAATCTTCGGCTCGATCGTAGAACTGCGATCGCGTTAATTCCTCTTTGGGCGGCAGTTGCAAGGGTTGAAAGTAATACTTCAATCGCGTTCTCACTGCCCAAACTCCTAATGATGGAAACAATACGAACAGAAACAGTAACGGTGATACGGGTAACAATGGCATTTTTAATGCTCGCGCCAATCGTTTCGAGTTCACTGTCCAAGGATGTAGGAACTCGCTACCGATACAAATTGTGGGCGAAACTGGAACCTGATATCTCGCACTCAATCGCATAAAACTCGGATCGAATCGCTCTAATTGATAGCGGTGTCGCCAACCTTTTGCCAGTCCTCTCCAACTTTCAGGAGCGTAAAGTAAGACCGTTTTTTGGGCAATCGCTTCTTCAAAACTCTCGCGTTCTGCACGAACTCCACCTAATACCCGCGCCCATCCCCTTGGCAACCACCACACAAGCCACGGATGATCAAAGAAAATCGGATGCGCCACAGGTTGCACAAACCATCCGGTTTTCTCACCCAGCAACACGCCTAAACAGATGAAATCCCAAGGAAAGCACATTCCCGCATGATTCAAAGTCACGATCGCGGGCGGATGTTCGGGTAAATGCTCGATTTGATGTAACTCTGCCCGAAAATAGCGAGTGACGATCGGCAATAAAATCTCTTCTCGAAACGCTTTTTGATAAGCCGGATCGGGTTCTGTTGATTCAGATTTTGGCGATCGAAATCCCAAACGAATCCACCGAATCAACAATGCGAGATAAAATCCGCCAGGAATTAGAAATAGCAAATATTCCAGCCAGTTCCAGCCATCGGGATCAGCGTGGTAATGCTGCCAGTGACGATTGAATAAAATCAACCATCCAGGCGGATACCAAAAGCAAAACCAGTCAAACCGAGAGAACTGGAAAGTCATGGGCGCAATATCAATCAAGTTATTCATTTCAAATACCGCAGATCGGGATCAAAACAGATCTGCCTTAGTGCATCTCTTTCATTGGTTCTATTCTCAAAGTCGCGTGATTCTAGCATGAAAAATTCCGATCAATTGTTCAGAGAAGAATTGGTATCTATATACTAAAGAAGTGAATTACAGCGATCGCAATGTCTAACTGCTCCCTAATTAAACAGAATGGAACTGTCTTTCTCTATCCAAATCTATTTGATGAAACGGAAGCCGATCGTCTGTATTCCGAGCTACTAATAGACATTGATTGGCAGCAAGAACATCTCAAGATTTATGGTAAAAATGTACTGCTTCCTCGTCTCACTGCTTGGTACGGTGAAAAGCAGTACACCTATTCTGGAATCGAAATGCAACCTCGATCGTGGACAGAATCTTTATTGATAATTAAGTCTCGTATCGAACCGTTATCAAATACTCACTTCAATAGTGTTTTGCTCAATCTATATCGCGACGGAAATGACAGCGTTTCGTGGCACAGCGATGATGAACCTGAACTCGGTAAAAATCCGATCATTGGTTCTGTCAGCTTCGGAGCAACGCGCCGATTTTCACTCAAACATCGTTACGACAGAAATTTGAAAAGAATTGATGTTGAATTAACTCACGGTAGCTTTTTATTGATGGCTGAAGAAACGCAACATTATTGGTTACATCAAATCCCAAAAACAAAAAAATCAACAACGCCGAGAATTAATTTGACGTTTAGAATGATTCATTGACGAGCGCCCGCCTCTGAGAATGAATGATCTATACGAGTACATTTTAGAAAGTCTTCGCAAACTCAGCAAAACGCAGAATGACGAAGCTCAGTTTAATCAATTTCTAAGATCATTAAAGCCGAGTGTTCGATCGCTGCGAAGAGCTTATGCAGATCATCAAATCGTGGTCGATTATTCGACTCCAGAAATTCAAGCAGCTTACTTAATTGCGTACTATCCTCAGTATGCAGAAATGACTTTTAGAGCATTGAAGAACTTTGGATTTGCTCAGGAAATTCGTGATCGAGATCATCTCACTATTTGTTTATTCGGCTCAGGTCCTTCTCCGGAAATTATCGGTTTACTCAGCTATCTTAATCAAACGCAGATCCAAACCGTCACGATCGGGACTTTTGATATTGCAGCCGATACTTGGAGGCTAAGCCGCGATATTACGACTGAAGAAATCCGACCTCGAATTTGGCAAAAAGAATTTTCAATCCACAGCCATACCCTTGACTTTTGCAAAGAACATTCATTTCACTCAATTCAGAAAATCATTGCTAGAAGTCAGTTATTTATCTTTCAAAACTGTTTAAACGAACTTTTCAACGCCAAGGAAGTTGTAAAGCAGAACATTGAATTTCTTCTAGAAACAATGCCTGAATCTAGCACATTGATCATTGCAGATCAGGGCGAATATCAAGAAGTTGTCCGTGCAATGAATGGTATAGAAAACTTAATTTCTGTGCTGAATCTAAGGTATGAATGTGAGTCTTTCTTGATCGAGCGTTTAGAAGGAGAAACCGCGCATTTCTCAACTCAATTAAGACTTCCGCAAACGATAAAAACACATCTATTAACTGGAGCGGATAGATTAATTCCTAGAAAAAAGGTAAGGGCTAGTTATTGCAAAGTTCTGAGATTGGTCACTGAACCTCGTGCAATCTTTGTCGATCGACAATTGATCGCCCAACTCGAAGCAGAACTTCACCAGCTAAAACAAGTTGAGCAAGATCATGCTGCGGCTGCACTGCTTCTAATTCAGCAGGTCGAAAATCAAATGAATCAGGTCTTAGGTTCAGTCGAAACGCTCACTGATTTTGCTAGGAATGATCGGGAACAGTACTCGAAGTTCTCTACCCAATTCAAGCAATTGGAACAATCAACGCAAGAAGCTACTGCCCCGATCATTCAACTTCAAGAAGATCTACAACAACTTAGAGCTAACTTGAACAATACAGCTTCATCTAAACAAATCAGCCAATTAGAATCTGCCCTTCAAACGATCGAACAACGACTCAATCAAATCGAAGCTGAGCGGAATTCAATCTTGCCAAAAGACCAGTTCGATCAATGGACACTCTCTCTACAGCGTCAAGCTGAAATTGATCGAGACATCTTGATCAAACGCTCGAAGCAAAATCGCCAAATGACGATCGTACTGACTTTCATCAGTGTTCTCAGTTTTGTCATAGCAGCGATCGCATTATTCCGTTAGCCGACTTCGACTGTTCCCGGCTCCGGCAGTCCCACCACTTGATGATATAAGCGATCGTACTCCACCGCCGATTTTTTCCAGCTAAAATTCTGCTGCATTCCTCGCTGTTGCAGTTCTTTCCACAATCCCTTAAATCGATACGCCTCATTCGCTCGCACCATTGAGGTAAATAAATCTAATGGCTCATAGCGATCGAAACAATATCCCGTTCCCGCATGATTGTCTGGATCATTGTGCGAAACGGTATCGACTAATCCACCTGTTCGTCGCACGATCGGAACACAGCCATACCGCATTGCTAACATTTGACTAATTCCACAAGGCTCAAATCGAGAAGGCATCAAGAACGCATCCGATCCCGCATAGATTCGACGCGCCAAAGCATCGTTGTAGAGCAGATAGACAGACATTCGACCGCCGTAGCGCGAAGAAAGTTGCCACATCTGAGTTTCGTAATATCGATCGCCCGTTCCCAACAGAATAAATTGAGCATCGGTATAAGCGAGATATCGATCGAGAATCTGAATCACTAGGTCCAATCCTTTCTGTTCAACTAATCTCGACACCATTCCTACCAAGAACGCTTTGGAATTTACCTCTAAACCGACTTCTTCTTGGAGTGCGATTTTATTGGTGATGCGATCGTCGATCGTTTCAATTGAAAATGGCTTCGTCAGGGCTTTATCCACTTCTGGATCATAAGAGTCCGTATCGATTCCATTGACGATTCCAGAAACTTTCCCACTAATAAACGAAAGTAATCCCTCCAGCGTTTCCCCATACGTTGGCGTTTTGATTTGTTCTGCATACGTCGGCGAAACGGTCGTCACCCAATCTGCAAACTGTACTGCCGCCGCCATTGTGTTATGTCCCTGCATATACCAAGGACACCAAGTCATCTGTTCCAACTTCCAACGCCAAGGACCTTGATAAGCCAAATTATGAATCGTAAAAACGGTAGAAATATCTGGATCTTGGTGCATCCACACCGGAATCATTCCCGTATGCCAATCATGACAGTGAATGATGTTTGGCTTCCAATAGTTCCAAGCAAACTCCGCCGCTCCATTAGAAAAGAAGGTAAATCGCCAATCTTCATCTTCCCCACCATAAATCCGACGCGGATCAAACGCAGGATGTCCAAACAAATACAGCGGCACATCCGTTCCAGGCAACACTGTTTCATACACCGCAAAGGCATTAAACATCGCATACCCTTGCCAGATTGGTTCTGCCGGAATCTTAATCTTGTCATTCAGAAAGCCATAGTACGGCAGAAAAACCCGGACATCATGCCCCATCGCCTTTAAGACTGCGGGCAATGCACCCACTACATCGCCTAGTCCACCCACTTTCGCGATCGGTGCTGCTTCCGCCGCCACAAACAAAATCCGCATCTGGCTTTCCTCTTTGGAGTCGCACTGTCATCATACGACGAGCGCGATCGCCATTCTCCGATATGTCAAAATTAGAGAAATGCTGAGGTCGTACTATGGTTAGCCAAGTTTCTACTCCTCGTTTAGAAAGCGGCGATCGCCTTTCCCGTGCTGAGTTCGAGCGCCGTTATGCTCAATCCCCAAACCTTAGAGCCGAATTAATTGAAGGAGTCGTATACGTGGCATCTCCTGTCCGAGCAAAACAACACGGTAGACCTCACGCTTTTGTGATGGGATGGCTGACAAATTACGTTGCCGCAACTCCAGGCGTTGACATTGAAGATAACGCGACAGTTAGACTTGATCTCGATAATGAGCCACAACCGGATGCTTTACTGAGAATCGAGCCAGAAGCGGGCGGCGGCTCTCGAATTACCGAAGATGACTATATTGAAGGTGCGCCAGAATTAGTCGTCGAAATTGCAGCCAGTAGCGCCTCAGTTGATCTCAATGCCAAATTGAACGCTTATCGTCGGAATGGCGTAAAAGAATATTTGGTTTGGCAAATTTACGAAAATCAGATTCGCTGGTTTCAGCTACAAGATAGTGAATACGTGCCCTTGGAACCTGAAGCGGGTGTGATCAAAAGTCGAGTCTTTCCAGGATTGTGGTTAGATGTCGGCTCACTTCAAGCGGGAAATATCGCGATCGTTCTATCGATGCTCCAAACTGGATTAAGCAGTCCAGAGCATCAAGAATTTGTGAATCGACTACGCTGATTTGGTGGGATTCATCGCGTGTAATCCACATTCTTTCTTCGTGGCATCTTCCCACCACCAGCGACCTTCGCGCTCATGCTGACCTGGCAGAACTGCTTTCGTGCAAGGCTCACATCCGATACTGACAAAGCCTTTTTCATGCAGCGGATTGTAAGGCACTTCAAACCCACGAATATACAGCCACACATCCGCAGAAGACCAATTCGCCAAGGGATTGAACTTGATCAATGGTCGATCGTCGGATGAAAACGCAGTATCCACTTGCACAACTGGAACCGTTGCACGAGTCGAAGGATTCTGATCTTTGCGCTGTCCCGTGATCCAAGCATCTAATGTTCCAAGCTTGCGACGAAGTGGTTCAACCTTGCGAATTCCGCAGCATTCGTTGTGTCCGTCTTCGTAAAAGCTAAAGAGTCCCTTTTCACTGACGAGTTTCTGAACTTTCTCGGTGTCGGGGAACAGAATGTCGATCGAGATCCCATAGTGCTTTCTGACTTGCTCAATAAATTGATAAGTCTCAGCATGAAGTCTGCCCGTATCGAGGCTGAACACCTGAACTTTTTTGCCCAAACGGTGTGCCATATCAATCAGCACGACATCTTCTGCACCGCTGAACGAGATGGAAATATTGTCAAATTGATCCAGTGCCCGCGCCAGAATTTTCTGTGGGCTTTGCGTTGAAAGTTCCGCATCTAAACTTGGAATGTCTAGAGCGGATTGCGCGATCGTTTGCGCCATGACTGTGTTCTCCGGCGTTCCCTATAATGCATCTTCTATTATCGATCTTTATGGGCGCGATCGTTTAGCTACGGTTGATCGTGGCGAAAATCTCATTGAGAATTTCCTGCGCTCCTTGCTCTTTCGCTCGATGCGCCAGTTCGGTTCCGAGCTTTTCAGCATTGATCGCGAGTCCAGAAACGCTATCTTTTACGAGCCTTTGCCCGTCTAAGCTTGCAACAATCCCCGTCAGCGTTAAAGTATCGCCTTCAATTTTGGTATTCACTCCGATCGGCACTTGGCAACCGCCTTCCAACTCTCGCAGAAATGCCCGTTCTGCATAACAGCGATACGCAGTTGGTTGATGCTGCAAAACTTTGAGAATTTCAAGAATTTCGGTATCTCCTTCGCGGCATTCGATTCCAAGTGCGCCTTGACCAACGGCATGAAGAGAAATGTCCGAGGGAATGAGGAGATGAATACGATCGCTTAATTCCAATCGATTCAATCCTGCCGCCGCCAAAATCAGTGCATCGTAGTCGCCCGAATCCAATTTTGCCAATCGTGTGATCACATTTCCGCGCACATCTTTGAAGCTCAAATGCGGATAGTGATGACGCAACTGAGCCAACCGCCGCAGCGAGGAAGTTCCAATGATCGATCCTTCTGGCAATGAAGCAAGGTCTTTATCTTTGTGCTTCTCATGCACAACCAAAGCATCTGCGGGATCTTCGCGCTCCGTCACACATCCGAGCATCAAACCTGCTGGAAGTCGAGTCGGTAAATCTTTCAAAGAATGCACAGCGAAATCGGTTGTGCCATTCAGCATTCCATCTTCGAGTTCTTTGGTAAATAAACCTTTATCGCCAATTTTTGCCAATGCGACATTGAGGACTTTATCGCCTTGAGTCTCCATCGTGTGGACTTCAAAGTTGATATCAGGAAATGCTTTCTGTAACTGCTCCTGCACCCAATAAGTCTGAACTAATGCGAGTTGACTTTTGCGAGAAGCGATTTTGATGGTACGGGTTGGGCTAGAAACAGTGGTGGACATAATTAACGGGAAGTTGAAACGTGCTTTTCAAGTGACTATCTCCCACCTTACCGCAGTGTGATGCTCGATTTGCGCGTTCATGCGGCTGAATTCGTTACAGATAATGAAGAGAATCACGAGAAGGAATGATATGCAAATCAACCAGACAAATCCCGAATCTCTGGAATACTATCTCAGCCTGATCTATCCTGTAACGGTCTATCCTGATTCAGAAGGTGGTTATGTAGCTGTGATTAAAGATCTTCCTGGATGTATGACCCAGGGCGAGACGGCTAAAGAAATTATGGAAAATATTGAGGAAGCGCGGCAGTTGTGGATCGAAACTGCATACGATTTTGGTGATCCAATTCTGTTACCTTGCGGTGGCTCCGTCTAGCCCATGTCAGCGCTCATCTGCTACAACTCCTTAGTTGCTTGATTGAAGAAGACTTTGACGAGCCTCACGAATCGATTCAGCATCGTCTGGCGAGATCTTGAGAATTTGATCGTAAATTTTAACTGCATCATTCCGCCGATTCATTTGTACTAGCAATCGGGCTTGTTCTTGCAAGAGATAGGGAACGTGTTCATTATCAGGATGTTCTCTCACAGCTTTTTCATAAACTGCGATCGCCTCGTCATACCGTTTTAACTCGATTAATGATTGGCATTTGCCGCTGTAGGCGAGGATATCAGTCGGATCGGATTTGATGTATTCGTCATAGGCTGGAATCGCGGCTTCATGTCGTCCGATATCTCGAAGTAACCTAGCCTTGTTGTAGAGTCCAGCGTTGTCCTCTGGATCAACTTTATTGATCTGCTCAAAGGCTTCAATCGCTTTGTCATACTGCTTCATTTCTCGATAGAGAAAGCCTTTGTAAAGTAACGGAACAGCATTTCGAGAATCTTCTTTCTGACTAATTTGGATTGCTCGATCAAACGCTGCAACTGCTTCGTCATACCGCTTCAGTTTTTGATACGCAAGACCTCTGCCTTGCCAGATCCCAAGATTTGCGGTTGCGCCTTCGGGACTTACCGCTTCAGCTTTGTCTAATAGAGAAAGTGCAGATTGACCTCTGCCAGCACTAGTTTCTCTAGATGCTTTATGAATCAATTCCCAGGCATCTCGTTCTTTCTGAGTGTCTGGTGAACCTGTCAAAGTGCTGAGAATGCTAGATGTGTCACGCGCATCTTTTGCGGCTCGTGATTCTTGGCTCTTCGTTGATGAAGCATTAAGCTGGTGACTGAGCAACAGCCAAAAACTTGCTAAGAATGGTTGAGCAACAACAGTGACAATACTTGAGATAATGGCTGTTACCAAAACTAGCTTGACAGAAGATCGATTCATGAGATGCCCACTAGCAGAGAGAAATTTTTCTCTAAACTAATCTCTGCGCTCTTTCCTAAGCATCCGAGATATACCGGAATTAGATAGATGACGCAGCTTGAAGGACTTTTTCTCGAACTTCTGCTGCGGTTGCGGGTGCTAACAAAACGCCGTTTCGGTAATGTCCGGTTGCGAGTAAAACATTCGGCTCTAGTTCTTCGATTACTGGAGCAGGACGACCTTGAGGACGCGGACGCAATCCAAACCACGATCGAATCCTCTGCATCTCTTCCAAATCAGGACAAAACTCGATCGCTCTTTTCATCACGGCATCAAACATCGATCGATCCGGCGGCAACACTTCCCCCGCTTCATTCGGAAATTCAACCGTCGCACCCACCCAATAATCAGAATTTCCAAGTGACACAATATGCACATCATCGCCTGTGATCACGGGTAAAGCGCGATCGCTCAACGGTTTCGGTAATCGAACGTGAATCGCTTGACCGAGAACGGGTCGAATGTCCACTTTTTCAATTTCACTCGTTCCTACTCCCGCAGAAATTACGAGATAATCCGATTCAATCGCCCCTTGTGAAGTTTGAATTTGCTGACCTTTTCTACTAATTACCTTTGTTCCAAATTGAAACCTCGCACCTCGCACCTTCGCACCTTCAATGAGAGCCTGGGTCAGCGCGACCGGATTAATTTGTCGATCGCTCGGTGAATAAATCGCGCTCATGGCTCGATCGAGAAACGGATACTCCAATTTCAATCGTTCCTGATCCCAAATTTCTAGTGGTAAATCTTGTTTTTGCCGCACTTCAACCAAGCGATTCCAAACTTCTAACTCGTCAGAAAATTGCAGCATCAAAATGCCTTGACGATTGAAAGGAATCGATCGACCCGTCAACGCTTCTAATTCTGGAACAGTTTCGTTGTAATACTGGATTCCTGCAAGCCGCATCCGCAGATTACGACCCTTTTCTTTTTTGCTAATCGCTCCCATCAGTACGCCGAGCGCTGCCCCTGTAGCGTTTGGGTATTCGGTCAAATCGGCTTGAACGGGTTTCGATTGGGCATCGACTACTGTAATTTCTAGCTCTGGAATCTTGCTGAGTTCGTAAGCGATCGTAGCTCCGACCACTCCGCATCCCACGATCGTGATTTTCATAAGCAGGGCGAAGTCCAAATCTTGTGCAAATTCATCCTCCGCCCTCCTCGTTCTAACCTTGCGGAATCAACTTCGTGAAAGCTTCCAAATCCTTCACCGTTTCCCCATAGTAGCGAACTGCATCCTTATAGTTATTCGCTGCCGAAGCTTGATCAATTTCGACCAAATCATTCGCGATTTGTTTTGCCAGATCACGAGCAGGCTTTTGCTCATTCGGTAACAAGCTTCCAGCCACACGGCTCATGAAAACGCGAATTTCACCCAACGGACCGTG
Coding sequences within it:
- a CDS encoding hypothetical protein (similar to AA sequence:cyanobase_aa:LBDG_01620), whose amino-acid sequence is MAKLRSILALVCCTLIAIVMVGCSGPQAVKPTYTPEKIAEIQNYAKDLTALSDRLPELQDLIQKEDFIFARNFIHGPLGEIRVFMSRVAGSLLPNEQKPARDLAKQIANDLVEIDQASAANNYKDAVRYYGETVKDLEAFTKLIPQG
- a CDS encoding FAD dependent oxidoreductase (similar to AA sequence:cyanobase_aa:LBDG_01610) — translated: MKITIVGCGVVGATIAYELSKIPELEITVVDAQSKPVQADLTEYPNATGAALGVLMGAISKKEKGRNLRMRLAGIQYYNETVPELEALTGRSIPFNRQGILMLQFSDELEVWNRLVEVRQKQDLPLEIWDQERLKLEYPFLDRAMSAIYSPSDRQINPVALTQALIEGAKVRGARFQFGTKVISRKGQQIQTSQGAIESDYLVISAGVGTSEIEKVDIRPVLGQAIHVRLPKPLSDRALPVITGDDVHIVSLGNSDYWVGATVEFPNEAGEVLPPDRSMFDAVMKRAIEFCPDLEEMQRIRSWFGLRPRPQGRPAPVIEELEPNVLLATGHYRNGVLLAPATAAEVREKVLQAASSI
- a CDS encoding porphobilinogen deaminase (similar to AA sequence:cyanobase_aa:LBDG_01600), which encodes MSTTVSSPTRTIKIASRKSQLALVQTYWVQEQLQKAFPDINFEVHTMETQGDKVLNVALAKIGDKGLFTKELEDGMLNGTTDFAVHSLKDLPTRLPAGLMLGCVTEREDPADALVVHEKHKDKDLASLPEGSIIGTSSLRRLAQLRHHYPHLSFKDVRGNVITRLAKLDSGDYDALILAAAGLNRLELSDRIHLLIPSDISLHAVGQGALGIECREGDTEILEILKVLQHQPTAYRCYAERAFLRELEGGCQVPIGVNTKIEGDTLTLTGIVASLDGQRLVKDSVSGLAINAEKLGTELAHRAKEQGAQEILNEIFATINRS
- a CDS encoding hypothetical protein (protein of unknown function UPF0150;~similar to AA sequence:cyanobase_aa:PCC7424_5735), whose amino-acid sequence is MQINQTNPESLEYYLSLIYPVTVYPDSEGGYVAVIKDLPGCMTQGETAKEIMENIEEARQLWIETAYDFGDPILLPCGGSV
- a CDS encoding tetratricopeptide TPR_2 (similar to AA sequence:cyanobase_aa:Tery_3996), translating into MNRSSVKLVLVTAIISSIVTVVAQPFLASFWLLLSHQLNASSTKSQESRAAKDARDTSSILSTLTGSPDTQKERDAWELIHKASRETSAGRGQSALSLLDKAEAVSPEGATANLGIWQGRGLAYQKLKRYDEAVAAFDRAIQISQKEDSRNAVPLLYKGFLYREMKQYDKAIEAFEQINKVDPEDNAGLYNKARLLRDIGRHEAAIPAYDEYIKSDPTDILAYSGKCQSLIELKRYDEAIAVYEKAVREHPDNEHVPYLLQEQARLLVQMNRRNDAVKIYDQILKISPDDAESIREARQSLLQSSN